In one window of Mauremys reevesii isolate NIE-2019 linkage group 22, ASM1616193v1, whole genome shotgun sequence DNA:
- the LOC120388451 gene encoding T-cell-interacting, activating receptor on myeloid cells protein 1-like — protein sequence MEFFLRKAGHPNLQVRTVPDGPVAEFPIPSVTQEDGGSYTCDYHSITDQSHWLYLSDPVKIIVAGSVELTTGVLVAPLTGPHCPIMVSALTILLLGCWLAGHSWARGEPSYPKPNISLLSPSWGVSLGGAVTVQCCGQHESLQFVLNKEGRHVQTVNSDFLALFLINNLSREDGGSYNCSYHSQSKPFTVSDPSDPVELVVRDPSLPRPSISLSPTWVTAPGANVTIRCQGQRGDVRFFLHKAGDLNPQQHMGPAGNMAEFHILNVSRQHGGNYSCSYRPQSQPFVSSLPSNTVDIFAAGEGSSSVSRLPAPPPAGPTGGLCTDGTLRTRVCPEPWARQRGHSVVDLGCWIGTSDLAHHRWGERSSRRPPPASPPCGLRLFQKNPSQ from the exons ATGGAGTTCTTTCTGCGTAAAGCTGGACACCCGAACCTGCAGGTGCGGACGGTGCCTGATGGGCCCGTGGCTGAATTTCCCATCCCCAGCGTCACCCAGGAAGATGGAGGGAGCTACACCTGTGACTATCACTCAATAACAGATCAGAGTCACTGGTTGTATCTGAGTGACCCCGTCAAGATcattgtagcag GCTCGGTGGAGCTCACCACTGGGGTGTTGGTGGCACCACTGAcgggcccccactgccccatcatgGTGTCTGCTCTGACCATCCTCCTCCTCG gctgctggctggccgggcacAGCTGGGCGAGGGGAG agcccagctaccccaaacccaacATCTCCCTGCTGAGCCCAAGCTGGGGGGTCTCCCTGGGGGGAGCCGTGACCGTCCAGTGTTGCGGCCAGCACGAGAGCCTGCAGTTCGTGCTGAATAAAGAGGGACGCCATGTCCAAACTGTGAATTCGGACTTTCTCGCTCTGTTTCTCATCAACAACTTGAGCCGGGAGGACGGCGGGAGCTACAACTGCTCCTATCACAGCCAATCGAAGCCGTTCACCGTGTCGGACCCTAGTGACCctgtggagctggtggtgagag atcccagcttacccagaccctccatctctcTGAGCCCCACTTGGGTCACGGCCCCAGGAGCaaacgtcaccatccggtgtcaggggcagcgcggggacgtgaggttcttcctgcacaaggctggagacctgaacccgCAGCAACACATGGGCCCTGCTGGGAACATGGCCGAGTTCCACATCCTCAACGTGAGCCGGCAGCACGGCGGgaactacagctgcagctaccggccccAGTCACAGCCCTTCGTCTCCTCGCTGCCCAGCAACACCGTCGACATCTTTGCAGCAGGTGAAGGGTCCAGCTCAgtgtcccggctcccagccccacccccagccggacCCACAGGGGGTCTCTGCACTGATGGGACTCTCAGAACCAGggtctgccctgagccctgggcccggCAGAGGGGACACAGTGTCGTGGATCTGGGATG CTGGATCGGGACCTCTGACTTGGCCCATCATCGCTGGGGCGAGCGCAGCAGCCGCCGgcctcctcctgcttctcctccttgtGGCCTTCGTCTGTTTCAGAAAAATCCGAGCCAGTAA